The sequence GTGTTCAAATGGAGAGTTTAATAATCCTTTAGCTACTAATCCTGCAGGGTGAGCAATATCTGCCCAAAGAGTTGCTCCGATTTCGTCAGCAATTTCTCTGAATTTAGCATAATCAAGGTCTCTTGAATAAGCAGAGAATCCAGCAATCATCATTTTTGGTTTTTCTCTTAGAGCAACTTCTCTCATTTGGTTATAGTCAATAAGGCCAGTTTCTCTTTCTACTCCGTAAGAAACTACTTCATATTGAATACCTGAGAAATTTACTGCAGAACCGTGAGTAAGGTGTCCTCCCATAGAAAGGTCCATTCCCATGATCTTATCTCCTGCTTTCAAAACAGCAAGATAAATGGCTGCATTCGCCTGAGATCCGGAATGTGGCTGCACATTTACATAGTCTACTCCGAAAAGTTCCTTCGCTCTGTTGATCGCTAATGTTTCAACCTCATCTACTACTTCACACCCTCCGTAATATCTTTTTCCGGGATACCCTTCAGCATATTTATTTGTCAGTACACTTCCCATTGCTTTCATCACATTTTCAGAAACAAAGTTTTCTGATGCGATAAGCTCTAATCCATGGGTCTGTCTTTGTCTTTCCTTTTCAATCAGGTCAAAAATAATATCCATTTTACTTTTAGTTTTTGAAATTTTTCACCCCAAATGTACGGAATTTTCGTTGAGATTTTGGCATCAAAAAATATGATTTTAGCCCTGATTTTTTATAAAAGCTTTAAAACATTGTCTATTTATAAATTTTCTTCAATCAATGGTCTTCAGTAGTTTTCCATATTACATTTCATACAGATCAGTATATTATTTATAACCAAAATCTTCTTCTGAGAGCTCTTTATTCACCATTGCTCCGGCAAAATTACCCTGAGCCACAGCATTCGCTACAGATCTCATCATGGTTACATTATCACCACAGGCAAAAACTCCGGGAACTGATGTCTTCTGCATAAAATCTACCTTAATAAAGCCTTGTTCCGTCAGTTCACAACTTAAAGTTTCTGACACATTAATATTCTGTTCAAAAGGAATTTTAGCATATAAAGCTTTTAAAGAAACTGTATTTCCGTTGGTAAAGATGAGTTTTTGAATATATCCGTTTTCATGTTCAATACTTTTAATTTCATCTTCGTTAAGCTTGATTTTATTCTCCTTCAATTTCCCAATCTGCTCACTGGTAAGTTTAGTTTTTCCGTTCGTAAATAAGGTTAGCTCTTTAGTTAAATTAAAGACCAATTTAGAAAACTCGTACGCCATATCTCCGTCAGAGAGAATTCCTGTTACTTCATTCTTCACTTCATAACCGTGACAATAGGGACAGTGTATGACAGAAATTCCCCAACATTCAGTGAACCCCGGAATATCAGGCATCATGTCCTTAATTCCCGAAGCTAAAATGATCTTTCTCGCATAAAATCGATCACCAGAAGATAGCTCTACATAAAAATCATCAGTATTCTTCCCTACTCTCATTACTTTACCATCATAAAACTGAATTGTTTCATATTTTTCCACATCCTTTTTAGCAACCTCTCCGATTTCTTTTGGTGTCTTTCCGTCATGGGTAATAAAATTATGTGAATGAGGAGTCTGCCTGTTACATGGTTTCCCATGATCTATAATCAAAACATTCCTTAAAGATCTTCCTAAAGCCATTCCTGCTGATAAACCGGCATAACTTCCTCCTATGATAATAACATCAAAATTTTTGCTTTGCATATTTTCTGTTGAGATATAATTTATTGCAAATACAAAACTACAACAAAAGTTTATTAATGCAACTTGATTGCGTTATTTTTTTTATTATCTTACTTTACATCAAAGTTTATTTTCTCCATCGATCTTTTATTTCAATTATTTCATCTTTAAGTCTCTTTCGTATATCAATTTTCGCGTCTTCAAAACTAAAAATCATAGTTCCTTTTTCTCTTGCATATGGATTGGTAACAGAATCCGCCATTACAGAATGATTAAAGAAAGCACCTGTCTTTTCTAGTTCATCTTCTGCACTATCTTTGATCCTAATAAGATTTTTATACTTTTTACTTAAATCAAACCAATTGACATAATCTGCATTGAACGACACCGCCTTTATTCCCTGCTTAGAGTAAAAATTAATTGCTCCCGCCTGCCCATAATTATCACAAAGTACTAAGGTGTTTCCTGATTTTGACAAGCGTGCATATTGTTGATCTACTTTCTGAGCCAGTTCTTTCCATCCCAGCATATCTGCAAAATCCTGAGGTAAGGAATGGTCTTTACCATCTTCCCAGCGCAAAAGTCCATACTTTTTATAAGCTTCGGGATTCTCCGCTATAGATTCTGGCGTTTTATTAGGAAATGCTAAATTATATATAGGCACAAACAGAAGAATAGGGTGTAAAATACAAACAGGTTTGAGAAATCTCTTCCATCCACTATTCAAAATATTCTCAAGATAAATCGCTCCGAACCCTATATAAATAGGATAAATACCTATTGCATAATAATCTTTTGCTCTAAAAAACATAAATACTGATAGGGTGATAATATACCCCCAGAAGAAGAACCTGATTTTCTCGAAAGACCTATAAAACAACAAAGCATAAAAGCCAAGCAGGATAACAAAAGTTACACCAATAAAGAATAAAAGCTGTGATTTCAAAAAGTTGAACCGGTCGACATTCACTAACTGGATTTCGGATAATTCTTTCATATGATGAATGACCGGAAAGCCGTTATGATACTGCCAAATAAGGTTGGGGGAAATAATGACCAAAGCTAGAAGGGCAGCTCCATAAGTATGAGGATTTGCAAAAATTCTTCTTTGCTTGGTTAGTAAAAGGGCAGGTAAAAATCCTAATGCAAGAAAAATGATATTGTATTTATTCAAGATTCCTATCCCAAAAATGACTCCGCCCCAATATAGCCAGCTTACTTTTTCAGTATTGATATATTTTATCAGTATATAAAAAAAGGAAGTCCATAACAAAACATCCAATGAATTGGGCTGGTACAGCATATTCAAGCGAAGTAATGAGGAAAATAACAACCCTAAAGCAGTAAGAATACACGCAAAAAGTCCTCCTTTTAATTCTTCGACAGCTTTCCAGACAACTACTATCGTCAAAGCTCCGAATAAAGCCGGAAAGAATCTAATCCAAAATACAGAATCACCCAATACTTTTATCAGCCATGAGATCCATGAGCTCACAGGAGGAACAGAAATATACCCCCAGGCAATATGGTTTCCCTGATCCAGGTGCAAGTATTCATCTCGTTGCAAATCATATTCGGGACTTATCAATGTATATTGAAGAATAAACTTTACAATGATAAAAAGAATAAGAATCAGACTGCTTTTCTTCATGATTATAATTTAAAACTAAAAATAAGACATTTTAAACTTTATATTTATTACATCTTGCAATACTTTATCATGAAAAAGCTAAATATTTTAAACTGATTTAATTTTTTGATGAATCATTTCAACATATACTTTAAGATTTTTCATTCAAAAAAAATCCCAAAGTAGATACTCCGGGATTTAACAGTTTAAAATGTATAGTGTAGTTTATTATTTTGCTTTCGCTTTTTCTTTCAACTCCTCTTTGTCTTTATCGGATGGATTCCAGACTTTTACTTCAGAATCTTTTGTAATATTTGATCCCGGAAGAACCTGAACATTGATACCATCGCTTGCTCCCAGTTTCAAGTATACTTTCTTAAATTTGCCATCCTTTTGTTTTACGTCTACAAAAGGAACATCTTTACCGTCTTTCTTTTCATACTGAACCAAAGATTCATCAAGCAATAAAGCGTTTTTTTGCGAGCTTAACACGATTTCCCCGTTGGCAGAAAAACCAGCTCTGATATATTCATTATTAGGGTTATCTACGTTTCCTTCTACCGGAAACTTAATGGTCCCAGCATTATCTTTTCCTTTTGGAGCAATCATTGTCAGTTTTCCAGGGAAAGTTTTATTCTGTAAGGCACCGATAACAATATTCATATCCATACCTTGCTTCAGTTTTCCTGCCTGAGCTTCATCAATTTCTCCTTTAAAGATCAGAGAGTTCAAATCTGCTACGGAACAAATTGTTGTTCCTGCATTAAAGTTGTTCGCCTCAATTACCTGACTACCTGGCTTTACCGGAACTTCAAGTACTGTTCCCGAAGCTTTGGAGCGGATTTGTGTAGTTGCTAACCCCTGCCCTTGAAGTTCAGGAGTAGCTCCCGTTTTAGCAATCTGCAATCTTTTTTGTGCTGTATTTAATTGCTGTTGAGCATTTTTAAGAGTCTGCTGCTGAGAGAATAATTGCTGTTGAGAATTAAGAAATTCTTGTCTTGATGCAACACCTTGTTTATACAGCTTATCCTGCATATCAAATTGCTTCTGCATATTCCCAACATTCATCTGCGCATTGCTGATCTGAATCTGTGCATTCTGAACTTCCTGCTGAGCAGCATTCACTTCAGAAATACTAGGTACAATTTTCACGGTAGCAATTAGCTGACCTACTTCTACTCTGTCTCCTTCTTTTACTAAAATTTTATCGATAATCCCTGTAATATTGGGCTTAATTTCAATTTCTTCCTTTGGAACAATTTTTCCGGTGGCCATTACCTTATCATCCATATTCTGAATGTTGGGTTTTCGGGTAAGGAAAGCCTCGCTTTCTTTGGAGTTCGATTTTATAAGATAACCAATTCCTGAGAACAATGCCACTGCAAATAAAAGCCCCAAGACTATATAAATGGCTTTTTTCCAAGTGAATTTATTTTTCATATGTATAGTTTATTTTTTAATTAAAGGATTGAAAGATTTAAAAATTAAAAGATTAATACCACATGGTTCTGATCATTTTCAAATTTTCAAATTATTTTATTTTCAAATTATTATTCTGTTCTTAATGCCTCAATTGGTCTAATTTTCACCGCTCTCTGTGCAGGGATCATCCCGATAATTAGTCCTAATACCACCATCACCGCCATGGCAGCAAAAACATTTCCATAATTTACCGTTGGATTATAAAAAGGGAACGAATCCTGTCCCTGAGTAGCTATATTTAAAATCATCAGTACAAAGATTCCAAACATAAATCCCAGCAATCCGGAAGAGAGCGTAATCACAACACTTTCAAGTAAGATCTGATTTCTTACCTCAGCTGGTTTTGCTCCTAATGCTCGTCTGATTCCTATTTCTTTTGTTCTTTCTTTTACGGTAATCAAAAGGATGTTTGAAATGGCAATAACTCCGGCAAGGATCGTCAATGTTCCTACAATAATGGTCAAAAGCTGCATCCCAGTAAGAAAACCTGTCAGCTTTTTAAATTCTTTAGCAACGTTAGCACTTCCGAAAGCGTTGGTATCCTCGGGAGAAACTTTATTTTTTGATTTTAAAATTTGTTTTATCTGATCTTCCAGGGTATTAAGGTTAGCATTAGGCTTCCCTACAATAGCAAACAAATCAATCTGATCTCCTGCATTATACATTTTAGTATAAGTAGATAGTGGAATAAAAGCACTCTGATCACTTTCAAAACCTCCTCCTTTTTTTACTCTGAAAACTCCGATCACATTAAAGAACAGGCCTTTGATGTTAATCGACTTTCCAATCGGGTTTTCCTGTTTCTTTGAATCAAAAAGGTTCTTATAAATTTCTTCACCAATTACCACTACATTTTTATTTCCTGAAACGTCTGCATCATTGATGTAACGTCCGTAAATAAGTTTCTTTTCTGAGATTTTATTTCCTACAGAATAATCTCCCGTCAAAGAATAGGTAGCACTTTTTC is a genomic window of Chryseobacterium nakagawai containing:
- a CDS encoding efflux RND transporter periplasmic adaptor subunit, which translates into the protein MKNKFTWKKAIYIVLGLLFAVALFSGIGYLIKSNSKESEAFLTRKPNIQNMDDKVMATGKIVPKEEIEIKPNITGIIDKILVKEGDRVEVGQLIATVKIVPSISEVNAAQQEVQNAQIQISNAQMNVGNMQKQFDMQDKLYKQGVASRQEFLNSQQQLFSQQQTLKNAQQQLNTAQKRLQIAKTGATPELQGQGLATTQIRSKASGTVLEVPVKPGSQVIEANNFNAGTTICSVADLNSLIFKGEIDEAQAGKLKQGMDMNIVIGALQNKTFPGKLTMIAPKGKDNAGTIKFPVEGNVDNPNNEYIRAGFSANGEIVLSSQKNALLLDESLVQYEKKDGKDVPFVDVKQKDGKFKKVYLKLGASDGINVQVLPGSNITKDSEVKVWNPSDKDKEELKEKAKAK
- a CDS encoding ABC transporter permease, coding for MNIIFKKDTWQEIYYSLRNNKLRTFLTMIGVGWGMFLYVSLLGAAKGMENGFDKLFSGFATNSIFLWAQKTSIPYEGFPKGRDVHLNLSDMEMLKKKLTDIDYISPQNARGSFTGTPGESMSRNGKSATYSLTGDYSVGNKISEKKLIYGRYINDADVSGNKNVVVIGEEIYKNLFDSKKQENPIGKSINIKGLFFNVIGVFRVKKGGGFESDQSAFIPLSTYTKMYNAGDQIDLFAIVGKPNANLNTLEDQIKQILKSKNKVSPEDTNAFGSANVAKEFKKLTGFLTGMQLLTIIVGTLTILAGVIAISNILLITVKERTKEIGIRRALGAKPAEVRNQILLESVVITLSSGLLGFMFGIFVLMILNIATQGQDSFPFYNPTVNYGNVFAAMAVMVVLGLIIGMIPAQRAVKIRPIEALRTE
- a CDS encoding glycosyltransferase family 39 protein, which produces MKKSSLILILFIIVKFILQYTLISPEYDLQRDEYLHLDQGNHIAWGYISVPPVSSWISWLIKVLGDSVFWIRFFPALFGALTIVVVWKAVEELKGGLFACILTALGLLFSSLLRLNMLYQPNSLDVLLWTSFFYILIKYINTEKVSWLYWGGVIFGIGILNKYNIIFLALGFLPALLLTKQRRIFANPHTYGAALLALVIISPNLIWQYHNGFPVIHHMKELSEIQLVNVDRFNFLKSQLLFFIGVTFVILLGFYALLFYRSFEKIRFFFWGYIITLSVFMFFRAKDYYAIGIYPIYIGFGAIYLENILNSGWKRFLKPVCILHPILLFVPIYNLAFPNKTPESIAENPEAYKKYGLLRWEDGKDHSLPQDFADMLGWKELAQKVDQQYARLSKSGNTLVLCDNYGQAGAINFYSKQGIKAVSFNADYVNWFDLSKKYKNLIRIKDSAEDELEKTGAFFNHSVMADSVTNPYAREKGTMIFSFEDAKIDIRKRLKDEIIEIKDRWRK
- a CDS encoding NAD(P)/FAD-dependent oxidoreductase — encoded protein: MQSKNFDVIIIGGSYAGLSAGMALGRSLRNVLIIDHGKPCNRQTPHSHNFITHDGKTPKEIGEVAKKDVEKYETIQFYDGKVMRVGKNTDDFYVELSSGDRFYARKIILASGIKDMMPDIPGFTECWGISVIHCPYCHGYEVKNEVTGILSDGDMAYEFSKLVFNLTKELTLFTNGKTKLTSEQIGKLKENKIKLNEDEIKSIEHENGYIQKLIFTNGNTVSLKALYAKIPFEQNINVSETLSCELTEQGFIKVDFMQKTSVPGVFACGDNVTMMRSVANAVAQGNFAGAMVNKELSEEDFGYK